From the Solanum lycopersicum chromosome 10, SLM_r2.1 genome, one window contains:
- the LOC104649586 gene encoding agamous-like MADS-box protein AGL80 has protein sequence MAVTVYSPYSDEPKVFPNLVEAINTFQKFKELETLEISKSMVTKEEFAKKRIKKLQKKLLKIRKENRIKEITNEMHEVLNGKIISIDMNIFYINDLSYVIKKNLLLIRKIMKKNDGDEGSTSNVPQSTPSITRTSMMSSPIIDPPFTAMTPQMDPLDEIPSIGASIQMNNNQNSTDIPQSPSIIDLLNMNDDDFVTLLDDLSLNNANDQDSNPSNNK, from the coding sequence ATGGCTGTCACTGTATATAGTCCTTATAGTGATGAACCTAAGGTGTTTCCCAATCTTGTTGAAGCAATCAATacttttcaaaagtttaaaGAATTGGAAACATTGGAGATATCAAAAAGTATGGTCACAAAGGAAGAATTCGCCAAGAAAAGAATCAAGAAGttgcaaaaaaaattactaaagataagaaaggaaaataggatCAAGGAAATTACAAATGAGATGCATGAAGTGTTGAATGGAAAAATTATTTCCATTGACAtgaatattttctatataaacgATCTAAGTTACGTTATTAAGAAGAACCTTCTATTAATAcgtaaaataatgaaaaagaatgaTGGTGACGAGGGGTCTACATCAAATGTCCCTCAATCAACTCCTTCAATAACAAGGACATCTATGATGTCTTCCCCAATTATAGATCCTCCATTTACTGCTATGACACCACAAATGGATCCTTTAGATGAGATCCCCTCAATCGGTGCATCAATTCAAATGAATAACAACCAGAACTCTACTGACATTCCACAAAGTCCATCAATTATTGATTTACTCaacatgaatgatgatgattttgTCACTTTGTTGGATGACCTTTCACTAAACAATGCTAATGATCAAGATTCAAACCCCTCCAATAACAAGTAA